From a single Maniola hyperantus chromosome 3, iAphHyp1.2, whole genome shotgun sequence genomic region:
- the LOC117996695 gene encoding uncharacterized protein isoform X1: MVAMEIRRRGSPSFLTYWIFLLQMLGSARRGAEGHGRLMDPPARNSMWRFGFPNPVNYNDNELFCGGYAVQWEQNQGRCGVCGDADNLNEPRPHEAGGMYGKGIITRHYSVGQEIEIEVELTANHLGTFVLKLCPNNNPKQEATQECFDRYPLYISGTRDDRFLIPLDTAKKDTFRYRVRLPPYVTCTQCVLQWTYYTGNMWGICSNGTEAVGCGRSETFRNCADVSIITSTGGLPPAFAGDFRRDNPFLLYYRDFRMPLNVYPLVIRNYMLKDIEMEELRAFSNDIDYETEADIGPLIIRDQVCVPTNAYRVIPGMLNWCQTNCLRYPPNCPESLCQCPQECDAVGELEGREGADVYCLDQCLVFPPRCPRNRCRCY; the protein is encoded by the exons ATGGTAGCC ATGGAGATCAGGAGGCGTGGCAGTCCATCATTTCTCACATATtggatatttttattgcaa ATGTTAGGcagcgcgcggcgcggcgcggaggGGCACGGGCGGCTCATGGACCCGCCGGCGCGCAACTCCATGTGGCGGTTCGGGTTCCCCAACCCCGTCAACTACAACGACAACGAGCTCTTCTGCGGGGGATATGCCG TCCAGTGGGAGCAGAACCAGGGGCGGTGTGGCGTGTGCGGAGACGCGGATAATCTCAACGAGCCACGGCCGCATGAGGCGGGTGGCATGTACGGCAAGGGCATCATCACCAGGCATTACAGCGTCGGACAG gaaatagaaatagaagtGGAGTTGACGGCGAACCACCTCGGCACGTTTGTGTTGAAGCTGTGTCCGAACAATAACCCCAAGCAAGAGGCCACTCAGGAGTGCTTTGATAG GTACCCGCTCTACATATCAGGCACTAGAGATGACAGGTTCCTCATCCCCCTGGACACGGCGAAGAAGGACACCTTTAGGTACAGGGTGAGATTGCCACCCTACGTCACGTGCACGCAGTGTGTCTTGCAATGGACCTATTACACTG GAAACATGTGGGGCATCTGCTCCAACGGCACGGAGGCGGTTGGGTGCGGCCGCTCGGAGACGTTCAGGAACTGCGCCGATGTGAGCATCATCACCAGCACAGGAGGCCTGCCGCCAGCGTTCGCGGGTGACTTCCGCAGGGACAACCCCTTCCTGTTGTACTACAGGGACTTCCGGATGCCTCTGAACGTCTACCCGCTAGTTATCAG AAATTATATGCTCAAAGATATTGAAATGGAGGAATTACGTGCGTTTAG CAACGATATCGATTATGAGACTGAAGCGGACATAGGTCCACTCATCATTAG GGACCAAGTCTGCGTGCCGACTAATGCCTACCGCGTTATCCCGGGCATGTTGAACTGGTGTCAGACCAACTGTCTGCGGTACCCCCCCAACTGTCCCGAGTCACTGTGCCAGTGTCC GCAAGAGTGCGACGCGGTGGGCGAGCTGGAGGGGCGGGAAGGCGCGGACGTATACTGCCTGGACCAATGCCTCGTGTTCCCCCCACGCTGCCCCAGGAACAGGTGTCGCTGCTACTGA
- the LOC117996695 gene encoding uncharacterized protein isoform X2 — protein sequence MVAMEIRRRGSPSFLTYWIFLLQMLGSARRGAEGHGRLMDPPARNSMWRFGFPNPVNYNDNELFCGGYAVQWEQNQGRCGVCGDADNLNEPRPHEAGGMYGKGIITRHYSVGQEIEIEVELTANHLGTFVLKLCPNNNPKQEATQECFDRYPLYISGTRDDRFLIPLDTAKKDTFRYRVRLPPYVTCTQCVLQWTYYTGNMWGICSNGTEAVGCGRSETFRNCADVSIITSTGGLPPAFAGDFRRDNPFLLYYRDFRMPLNVYPLVISNDIDYETEADIGPLIIRDQVCVPTNAYRVIPGMLNWCQTNCLRYPPNCPESLCQCPQECDAVGELEGREGADVYCLDQCLVFPPRCPRNRCRCY from the exons ATGGTAGCC ATGGAGATCAGGAGGCGTGGCAGTCCATCATTTCTCACATATtggatatttttattgcaa ATGTTAGGcagcgcgcggcgcggcgcggaggGGCACGGGCGGCTCATGGACCCGCCGGCGCGCAACTCCATGTGGCGGTTCGGGTTCCCCAACCCCGTCAACTACAACGACAACGAGCTCTTCTGCGGGGGATATGCCG TCCAGTGGGAGCAGAACCAGGGGCGGTGTGGCGTGTGCGGAGACGCGGATAATCTCAACGAGCCACGGCCGCATGAGGCGGGTGGCATGTACGGCAAGGGCATCATCACCAGGCATTACAGCGTCGGACAG gaaatagaaatagaagtGGAGTTGACGGCGAACCACCTCGGCACGTTTGTGTTGAAGCTGTGTCCGAACAATAACCCCAAGCAAGAGGCCACTCAGGAGTGCTTTGATAG GTACCCGCTCTACATATCAGGCACTAGAGATGACAGGTTCCTCATCCCCCTGGACACGGCGAAGAAGGACACCTTTAGGTACAGGGTGAGATTGCCACCCTACGTCACGTGCACGCAGTGTGTCTTGCAATGGACCTATTACACTG GAAACATGTGGGGCATCTGCTCCAACGGCACGGAGGCGGTTGGGTGCGGCCGCTCGGAGACGTTCAGGAACTGCGCCGATGTGAGCATCATCACCAGCACAGGAGGCCTGCCGCCAGCGTTCGCGGGTGACTTCCGCAGGGACAACCCCTTCCTGTTGTACTACAGGGACTTCCGGATGCCTCTGAACGTCTACCCGCTAGTTATCAG CAACGATATCGATTATGAGACTGAAGCGGACATAGGTCCACTCATCATTAG GGACCAAGTCTGCGTGCCGACTAATGCCTACCGCGTTATCCCGGGCATGTTGAACTGGTGTCAGACCAACTGTCTGCGGTACCCCCCCAACTGTCCCGAGTCACTGTGCCAGTGTCC GCAAGAGTGCGACGCGGTGGGCGAGCTGGAGGGGCGGGAAGGCGCGGACGTATACTGCCTGGACCAATGCCTCGTGTTCCCCCCACGCTGCCCCAGGAACAGGTGTCGCTGCTACTGA
- the LOC117996695 gene encoding uncharacterized protein isoform X3 has product MVAMEIRRRGSPSFLTYWIFLLQMLGSARRGAEGHGRLMDPPARNSMWRFGFPNPVNYNDNELFCGGYAVQWEQNQGRCGVCGDADNLNEPRPHEAGGMYGKGIITRHYSVGQEIEIEVELTANHLGTFVLKLCPNNNPKQEATQECFDRYPLYISGTRDDRFLIPLDTAKKDTFRYRVRLPPYVTCTQCVLQWTYYTGNMWGICSNGTEAVGCGRSETFRNCADVSIITSTGGLPPAFAGDFRRDNPFLLYYRDFRMPLNVYPLVIRDQVCVPTNAYRVIPGMLNWCQTNCLRYPPNCPESLCQCPQECDAVGELEGREGADVYCLDQCLVFPPRCPRNRCRCY; this is encoded by the exons ATGGTAGCC ATGGAGATCAGGAGGCGTGGCAGTCCATCATTTCTCACATATtggatatttttattgcaa ATGTTAGGcagcgcgcggcgcggcgcggaggGGCACGGGCGGCTCATGGACCCGCCGGCGCGCAACTCCATGTGGCGGTTCGGGTTCCCCAACCCCGTCAACTACAACGACAACGAGCTCTTCTGCGGGGGATATGCCG TCCAGTGGGAGCAGAACCAGGGGCGGTGTGGCGTGTGCGGAGACGCGGATAATCTCAACGAGCCACGGCCGCATGAGGCGGGTGGCATGTACGGCAAGGGCATCATCACCAGGCATTACAGCGTCGGACAG gaaatagaaatagaagtGGAGTTGACGGCGAACCACCTCGGCACGTTTGTGTTGAAGCTGTGTCCGAACAATAACCCCAAGCAAGAGGCCACTCAGGAGTGCTTTGATAG GTACCCGCTCTACATATCAGGCACTAGAGATGACAGGTTCCTCATCCCCCTGGACACGGCGAAGAAGGACACCTTTAGGTACAGGGTGAGATTGCCACCCTACGTCACGTGCACGCAGTGTGTCTTGCAATGGACCTATTACACTG GAAACATGTGGGGCATCTGCTCCAACGGCACGGAGGCGGTTGGGTGCGGCCGCTCGGAGACGTTCAGGAACTGCGCCGATGTGAGCATCATCACCAGCACAGGAGGCCTGCCGCCAGCGTTCGCGGGTGACTTCCGCAGGGACAACCCCTTCCTGTTGTACTACAGGGACTTCCGGATGCCTCTGAACGTCTACCCGCTAGTTATCAG GGACCAAGTCTGCGTGCCGACTAATGCCTACCGCGTTATCCCGGGCATGTTGAACTGGTGTCAGACCAACTGTCTGCGGTACCCCCCCAACTGTCCCGAGTCACTGTGCCAGTGTCC GCAAGAGTGCGACGCGGTGGGCGAGCTGGAGGGGCGGGAAGGCGCGGACGTATACTGCCTGGACCAATGCCTCGTGTTCCCCCCACGCTGCCCCAGGAACAGGTGTCGCTGCTACTGA
- the LOC117996695 gene encoding uncharacterized protein isoform X4: MPWEQNQGRCGVCGDADNLNEPRPHEAGGMYGKGIITRHYSVGQEIEIEVELTANHLGTFVLKLCPNNNPKQEATQECFDRYPLYISGTRDDRFLIPLDTAKKDTFRYRVRLPPYVTCTQCVLQWTYYTGNMWGICSNGTEAVGCGRSETFRNCADVSIITSTGGLPPAFAGDFRRDNPFLLYYRDFRMPLNVYPLVIRNYMLKDIEMEELRAFSNDIDYETEADIGPLIIRDQVCVPTNAYRVIPGMLNWCQTNCLRYPPNCPESLCQCPQECDAVGELEGREGADVYCLDQCLVFPPRCPRNRCRCY, from the exons ATGCCG TGGGAGCAGAACCAGGGGCGGTGTGGCGTGTGCGGAGACGCGGATAATCTCAACGAGCCACGGCCGCATGAGGCGGGTGGCATGTACGGCAAGGGCATCATCACCAGGCATTACAGCGTCGGACAG gaaatagaaatagaagtGGAGTTGACGGCGAACCACCTCGGCACGTTTGTGTTGAAGCTGTGTCCGAACAATAACCCCAAGCAAGAGGCCACTCAGGAGTGCTTTGATAG GTACCCGCTCTACATATCAGGCACTAGAGATGACAGGTTCCTCATCCCCCTGGACACGGCGAAGAAGGACACCTTTAGGTACAGGGTGAGATTGCCACCCTACGTCACGTGCACGCAGTGTGTCTTGCAATGGACCTATTACACTG GAAACATGTGGGGCATCTGCTCCAACGGCACGGAGGCGGTTGGGTGCGGCCGCTCGGAGACGTTCAGGAACTGCGCCGATGTGAGCATCATCACCAGCACAGGAGGCCTGCCGCCAGCGTTCGCGGGTGACTTCCGCAGGGACAACCCCTTCCTGTTGTACTACAGGGACTTCCGGATGCCTCTGAACGTCTACCCGCTAGTTATCAG AAATTATATGCTCAAAGATATTGAAATGGAGGAATTACGTGCGTTTAG CAACGATATCGATTATGAGACTGAAGCGGACATAGGTCCACTCATCATTAG GGACCAAGTCTGCGTGCCGACTAATGCCTACCGCGTTATCCCGGGCATGTTGAACTGGTGTCAGACCAACTGTCTGCGGTACCCCCCCAACTGTCCCGAGTCACTGTGCCAGTGTCC GCAAGAGTGCGACGCGGTGGGCGAGCTGGAGGGGCGGGAAGGCGCGGACGTATACTGCCTGGACCAATGCCTCGTGTTCCCCCCACGCTGCCCCAGGAACAGGTGTCGCTGCTACTGA
- the LOC117996397 gene encoding hemocytin-like isoform X2 yields MGIHGMCKNLEKIDGFRECRGSCDSADTFNILTQKYSAACQCCRVQRFTLVPVLLTCEGGSTIKHSVATADQCSCRRCGDAWYPEVPSSPQDVMNIQF; encoded by the exons ATGGGTATACACGGCATGTGTAAGAACCTGGAGAAGATCGACGGCTTCAGAGAGTGTCGCGGCTCCTGCGATTCGGCAGACACCTTCAATATAC TGACCCAGAAGTACTCGGCAGCATGCCAGTGTTGCCGTGTGCAGCGGTTCACCCTGGTCCCGGTGCTGCTGACCTGTGAGGGCGGCTCGACGATAAAGCATAGCGTGGCTACTGCCGACCAGTGCTCGTGCAGGCGCTGCGGGGATGCCTGGTACCCcgaag tgCCTTCATCCCCACAAGACGTGATGAACATACAGTTTTAA
- the LOC117996397 gene encoding hemocytin-like isoform X1: MFSSFTYAILIITCKIYGITSLDPPGKCEPVPKSDTVGLFSISMGIHGMCKNLEKIDGFRECRGSCDSADTFNILTQKYSAACQCCRVQRFTLVPVLLTCEGGSTIKHSVATADQCSCRRCGDAWYPEVPSSPQDVMNIQF, encoded by the exons ATGTTTTCTTCCTTTACATatgcaattttaattattacctGTAAAATATATGGGATCACATCACTGGATCCTCCTG GAAAATGTGAACCGGTACCAAAGTCGGACACAGTCGGCCTGTTCTCCATCTCGATGGGTATACACGGCATGTGTAAGAACCTGGAGAAGATCGACGGCTTCAGAGAGTGTCGCGGCTCCTGCGATTCGGCAGACACCTTCAATATAC TGACCCAGAAGTACTCGGCAGCATGCCAGTGTTGCCGTGTGCAGCGGTTCACCCTGGTCCCGGTGCTGCTGACCTGTGAGGGCGGCTCGACGATAAAGCATAGCGTGGCTACTGCCGACCAGTGCTCGTGCAGGCGCTGCGGGGATGCCTGGTACCCcgaag tgCCTTCATCCCCACAAGACGTGATGAACATACAGTTTTAA
- the LOC117996696 gene encoding tumor protein p63-regulated gene 1-like protein isoform X2 translates to MSDLLDDDLELRIGTLQLSTDNVAANGETQRPGREKTPGNARSTPVNVPVPPSSVLSGADSLTSSSSSFADARADGATNAQPETNPEAVQTVYPRYDVPFNRENIQDFFTFRRGVVENAIQECITALLFPEDGEYLGSWLLTEITLWDNEKERIVLLTSRLVMTIKYDFIAMKQLDFKKTYLDDLDTIVIGELVYPPSSLVPRLNGIATGVTTVVKDCVIDRLCRRPSEAEEAKLFDPKERNLRGVRLMWNKGEALPLKTVWNPFSQDVPFITFASHPIYWHKDGGVDERSTYDMEIFAQKLQRAVETAASSCCIHHSPIVIQSYVGITSLLHNKTSMGFFKVRGKFSF, encoded by the exons aTGAGTGATCTATTGGACGACGATTTAGAGTTGCGTATCGGTACACTGCAGCTTTCTACGGACAATGTTGCTGCGAACGGCGAGACCCAACGTCCAGGGCGAGAGAAAACGCCTGGTAATGCAAGAAGTACTCCAGTCAACGTTCCAGTTCCACCTTCTTCGGTTCTCTCTGGGGCCGATTCCTTGACCTCATCGTCGTCTTCTTTTGCTG ATGCCAGAGCAGATGGTGCGACCAACGCACAGCCAGAAACAAATCCAGAAGCGGTTCAGACTGTATACCCTAGATACGATGTGCCGTTCAACCGAGAGAACATTCAGGACTTCTTTACATTCCGCCGGGGTGTGGTGGAGAATGCCATTCAAGAGTGCATTACGGCACTACTGTTCCCTGAAGACGGGGAGTACTTGGGCTCCTGGTTATTGACAGA aataacacTTTGGGATAACGAAAAGGAAAGGATTGTGCTCTTAACCTCACGGCTAGTGATGACCATAAAGTATGACTTCATAGCTATGAAGCAGTTGGACTTCAAAAAGACCTACCTAGATGACCTGGACACCATAGTTATAGGGGAGTTAGTCTATCCACCGTCTTCGTTAGTacc ACGTCTAAACGGCATCGCGACTGGTGTGACGACGGTGGTCAAAGACTGCGTCATAGACCGCCTGTGCCGGCGGCCCAGCGAGGCGGAGGAAGCCAAATTGTTCGATCCCAA GGAGCGCAACCTCCGCGGCGTTCGTCTGATGTGGAACAAGGGGGAGGCGTTACCACTCAAGACAGTCTGGAACCCCTTCAGTCAGGACGTGCCTTTCATTACGTTCGCATCGCATCCGATATATTGGCATAAAG ATGGTGGCGTAGACGAAAGATCAACCTACGACATGGAGATATTTGCTCAAAAACTACAAAGGGCCGTAGAAACTGCCGCTTCCTCGTGCTGCATACATCACTCTCCCATAGTCATACAGAGCTATGTCGGTATCACCTCGCTGCTGCATAACAAGACTAGCATGGGCTTCTTCAAGGTCAGAGGGAAGTTTAGTTTCTAA
- the LOC117996696 gene encoding tumor protein p63-regulated gene 1-like protein isoform X1 has product MSDLLDDDLELRIGTLQLSTDNVAANGETQRPGREKTPGNARSTPVNVPVPPSSVLSGADSLTSSSSSFADARADGATNAQPETNPEAVQTVYPRYDVPFNRENIQDFFTFRRGVVENAIQECITALLFPEDGEYLGSWLLTEITLWDNEKERIVLLTSRLVMTIKYDFIAMKQLDFKKTYLDDLDTIVIGELVYPPSSLVPERNLRGVRLMWNKGEALPLKTVWNPFSQDVPFITFASHPIYWHKDGGVDERSTYDMEIFAQKLQRAVETAASSCCIHHSPIVIQSYVGITSLLHNKTSMGFFKVRGKFSF; this is encoded by the exons aTGAGTGATCTATTGGACGACGATTTAGAGTTGCGTATCGGTACACTGCAGCTTTCTACGGACAATGTTGCTGCGAACGGCGAGACCCAACGTCCAGGGCGAGAGAAAACGCCTGGTAATGCAAGAAGTACTCCAGTCAACGTTCCAGTTCCACCTTCTTCGGTTCTCTCTGGGGCCGATTCCTTGACCTCATCGTCGTCTTCTTTTGCTG ATGCCAGAGCAGATGGTGCGACCAACGCACAGCCAGAAACAAATCCAGAAGCGGTTCAGACTGTATACCCTAGATACGATGTGCCGTTCAACCGAGAGAACATTCAGGACTTCTTTACATTCCGCCGGGGTGTGGTGGAGAATGCCATTCAAGAGTGCATTACGGCACTACTGTTCCCTGAAGACGGGGAGTACTTGGGCTCCTGGTTATTGACAGA aataacacTTTGGGATAACGAAAAGGAAAGGATTGTGCTCTTAACCTCACGGCTAGTGATGACCATAAAGTATGACTTCATAGCTATGAAGCAGTTGGACTTCAAAAAGACCTACCTAGATGACCTGGACACCATAGTTATAGGGGAGTTAGTCTATCCACCGTCTTCGTTAGTacc GGAGCGCAACCTCCGCGGCGTTCGTCTGATGTGGAACAAGGGGGAGGCGTTACCACTCAAGACAGTCTGGAACCCCTTCAGTCAGGACGTGCCTTTCATTACGTTCGCATCGCATCCGATATATTGGCATAAAG ATGGTGGCGTAGACGAAAGATCAACCTACGACATGGAGATATTTGCTCAAAAACTACAAAGGGCCGTAGAAACTGCCGCTTCCTCGTGCTGCATACATCACTCTCCCATAGTCATACAGAGCTATGTCGGTATCACCTCGCTGCTGCATAACAAGACTAGCATGGGCTTCTTCAAGGTCAGAGGGAAGTTTAGTTTCTAA
- the LOC138404725 gene encoding putative leucine-rich repeat-containing protein DDB_G0290503, which translates to MQERLMVISLKVDDYIYKKKPISIQEADVYRREIEEFRNQCQDESYIQISFVSRGVCEVRWVWCRVTCVLLQAPPRVSLRAPLLERNNRRTRRATLRMSLNETFIIIIIMINPSPAHYRARVSSQNNIINYVETNVENNTNKSEINNVNDEKDKTLVDDSSEQSQNLLNNVNYSSAWALQNNTNYGKEIANNIAIITSNSNMNTGNKRTRLEEVLNLKAIKQKELGCDSNKLSQKILNHFDYGNHTVASVQPLYDKIPDNIIDARYNVINFNNANTGNSNTTSKFSYLNVIQQKEKELGGESNKLSQNLRNLENKTNVVVGILKNNTNVKNYQTQQIPETRYSNNNVKFSKSNQTQHSTFSDLNVIQLKEKELGGESNKLSQNLRNLENKTNEVVGIIKNNTNVKNYQTQQIPEIHGSNNVKFSESDQTQHNTFMPPKSYKVQDNTIFKSNIQNIIEPLEPPKKVQRKMANDSSQNQENAIGKVKRRRRKLNKDIVETTKKRTYNRKNKDNAVTARNDLSKEETVHSSVQDAKNPGNSVKNSIQEKQRTISKNKRDEMDISWVENMKFVRAITTDEYFKFDNLEESFWTDLSLPSDMSLTDFEYDNINIWKN; encoded by the exons ATGCAAGAGAGACTGATGGTAATCAGCCTCAAAGTAGACGATTACATTTACAAAAAGAAGCCGATATCGATACAAGAAGCCGATGTGTACCGACGGGAAATTGAAGAGTTCAGAAACCAATGCCAAGATGAAAGCTATATTCAG ATCAGCTTCGTCAGCCGCGGCGTGTGCGAAGTGAGATGGGTGTGGTGCAGGGTTACTTGTGTGCTGCTACAGGCACCACCGCGGGTGTCGCTGCGGGCGCCGCTCCTTGAACGAAATAACCGCAGGACGCGCCGCGCAACGCTTCGCATGTCCCTGAATGagaccttcatcatcatcataatcatgatcaacccatcgccggctcactacagagcacgggtctcctctcaga ataatattataaactatgtTGAAACGAATGTCGAGAATAATACCAACAAATCAGAAATTAATAATGTGAATGATGAAAAAGATAAAACATTAGTCGATGACAGCAGTGAACAATCGCAAAATCTTCTCAATAATGTCAATTATTCGAGTGCATGGGCGCTtcaaaataatacaaattacGGCAAGGAAATAGCTAATAATATTGCAATAATTACTAGCAATAGTAATATGAATACAGGAAATAAGCGTACTAGATTAGAAGAAGTCCTTAATCTTAAAGCTATAAAACAAAAAGAGCTAGGATGCGATAGCAATAAACTGTCACAGAAAATACTGAACCATTTTGATTACGGCAATCATACGGTCGCAAGTGTACAACCGCTCTATGATAAGATACCTGATAATATCATCGATGCTAGATATAATGTTATTAACTTTAATAATGCGAACACAGGAAATAGTAATACAACATCGAAATTCAGTTATCTGAATGTTATACAACAAAAAGAAAAGGAATTAGGCGGCGAAAGTAATAAGCTATCACAAAATCTACGTAATTTAGAGAACAAAACTAATGTAGTCGTTGGAAtccttaaaaataatacaaatgttaaaaattaccaAACACAACAAATTCCTGAGACACGTTATAGCAACAACaatgttaaattttcaaagagtAACCAAACACAACACAGTACCTTCAGTGATCTTAATGTTATACAACTAAAAGAAAAGGAATTAGGCGGCGAAAGTAATAAACTATCACAAAATCTACGTAATTTAGAGAACAAAACGAATGAAGTCGTTGgaatcattaaaaataatacaaatgtcaaaaattaccAAACACAACAAATTCCTGAGATACATGGTAGCAACAACGTTAAATTTTCAGAAAGTGACCAAACACAACATAATACCTTTATGCCACCAAAATCTTATAAAGTACAAGACAATACTATTTTCAAAAGTAACATCCAAAATATCATTGAGCCACTTGAGCCACCTAAAAAGGTTCAACGTAAAATGGCAAACGATTCATCACAAAATCAAGAGAATGCAATTGGAAAAGTGAAAAGACGAAGGAGAAAACTAAACAAAGATATTGTAGAGACAACAAAAAAGAGAACTTACAATAGAAAAAATAAAGACAACGCTGTTACTGCACGAAACGATTTAAGCAAAGAAGAAACAGTTCATTCCTCTGTCCAAGACGCGAAAAATCCTGGAAATTCCGTTAAAAATTCAATACAAGAGAAACAACGTActatttctaaaaataaaagagaTGAAATGGATATTTCTTGGGTGGAAAATATGAAATTCGTAAGAGCAATAACGACAGACGAATACTTCAAGTTTGATAATTTGGAAGAATCTTTTTGGACCGATTTATCACTTCCATCTGATATGAGTTTGACTGATTTCGAATatgataatataaatatttggaAGAACTAG